Part of the Candidatus Trichorickettsia mobilis genome, CCTTTGCATGTGATAAACTTTATTATAGACGAGTTAAATCAAAATATTGCTTCTTTTTCTCAAGAAGAAATTAATAAATTTTTAGTTATGCTGTCTGACAACAGTAAAAAACTAATTAAACTTTTAACGCATTTGCTAGATTCTGCTAGTAATGCTAAAGGTCAAACTATATATAATTTTACTAAAGGAAATATTGTTGCTACTTGTACAGAATGTATTAAAGAGTTTTTATGTTTATCAAATATTTCATTTAATTTAGATGATGCTAAAAATACCATTATACGTTATGATGAAGTGAAAATAGCTCAAGTAATCAGAAACATACTAGATAATGCTATTAAATACGGTACAGGCAATATTATTAAAGTAAATCTTGAAGAAATAGAACTTCCAAAGTCTATTTTAATCAAAATTGAAAATATAGGACCCAACTTCCTAGAACACGAAAAAGAAAAAGTTTTTACTCCTTTTTTTCAAGGAAAAAGTGCTCGTGATCAACAAACGGGAATTGGGTTAGGCTTATCAATTTGCAAAGAAATAATAGCTGTACATAAAGGAAAAATATGGGTAGATAATATTGATGAGCAAAGGGTAAGTGTAAATTTTTCTATTCCATATACTGAAGAGTGAGTTATGTCTAAAATACTATTTGTTGATGACGAAGTAGCAATATTAGAAATAACTAAGTTATTATTAAATTCTTTAAATTTTGATTCAATCTTGGTAAATTCTGGTGAAATGGCTATAGAGATACTAGCTGATAAAGAGAAACAAAAACAGATTAAGATAATATTTTTAGATTTAACTATGCCTAAAGTTAGTGGTTTAGAAGTATTAGAATGGATTAATAAAAACAAAATTAATATACCTGTAACATTACAAACAGGAATTGAAGACAAAAAACAGTTAAAAAAAGCAGCAGCATTGGGCGTAAAAGATTACCTAATTAAGCCCTATACAAAAGAACAGTTATATCAATCTATTATAAAA contains:
- a CDS encoding HAMP domain-containing sensor histidine kinase, which encodes PLHVINFIIDELNQNIASFSQEEINKFLVMLSDNSKKLIKLLTHLLDSASNAKGQTIYNFTKGNIVATCTECIKEFLCLSNISFNLDDAKNTIIRYDEVKIAQVIRNILDNAIKYGTGNIIKVNLEEIELPKSILIKIENIGPNFLEHEKEKVFTPFFQGKSARDQQTGIGLGLSICKEIIAVHKGKIWVDNIDEQRVSVNFSIPYTEE
- a CDS encoding response regulator, which codes for MSKILFVDDEVAILEITKLLLNSLNFDSILVNSGEMAIEILADKEKQKQIKIIFLDLTMPKVSGLEVLEWINKNKINIPVTLQTGIEDKKQLKKAAALGVKDYLIKPYTKEQLYQSIIK